The Halostagnicola larsenii XH-48 region CACCGGGCGCTCGAACTCCGTTCGGCGTTGGCCGACCGAAGCGCGACGCTCGAATTCCGGCCGATGTATCTGCAGAAGCGCCTCGAAATACTCGCCGACGCGGGCCTGGTTTCGTACGACGGGCTCAGGTACGAACTCTCCTCGCAGGGGATGGCCTACCTCGAGGGAGATCTCGATGCGAGTACCTTGTATCGGGAGGTCCCCGAGTAAGTGGACCTGGATGTCGTCGAGGGCGTCATCGAGTCGCCAGAGGTGTTGCCTCGAGTCGACTCGTCGTGGGGCAATCGGGTCGTCGGGCAGGTGGTGTCACTCCAGTCTGCGGATGATGACGAAGCCGTTTCCGTAGATAGTGATCCCGAATCCCTCGTAGGCAAACCAGATGTGGTTGGTTTCGCGCCGGGATCGTTCCGAACGGGGCTCGAATATCGACTCGAGACTATCCGAGTCAACGACGTTGTGTATCGACTCGAGCGATTCTGTCGACGTGCCGGACAGCTCTGCGACGGTCGTGACGATTTCTACGGCGAGCGAGTCGTGGTCGTTCCAGTCGTACTG contains the following coding sequences:
- a CDS encoding HalOD1 output domain-containing protein; this translates as MTFFQYDWNDHDSLAVEIVTTVAELSGTSTESLESIHNVVDSDSLESIFEPRSERSRRETNHIWFAYEGFGITIYGNGFVIIRRLE